The genomic stretch TGTCTGTCTGCTCGGCACGGAAGGTCTTCAGTACCGCGTGGAATTGTGGATGCTTGGCGCCCAGGATGCTCGCAGACAGCAAGGCTGCGTTGATCGCGCCCGCCTTGCCGATGGCCAGGGTGGCAACCGGAATGCCGGCCGGCATCTGCACGATCGACAGCAGCGAATCGACGCCCGAGAGCATCGCCGACTGCACCGGTACGCCCAGCACCGGCAGGTGGGTCTTGGCCGCACACATGCCTGGCAGGTGGGCTGCGCCACCGGCACCGGCGATGATCACCTCGATGCCGCGGCCTTCAGCCTCTTCGGCGTACTGGAACAGCAGATCCGGGGTGCGGTGGGCAGAAACCACCTTGACCTCGTACGGGATGCCGAGCTTTTCCAGCATATCGGCGGTGTGGCTAAGGGTGGACCAATCGGACTTGGAGCCCATGATCACGCCAACCAGTGCACTCATCGTCGCGCCTCTTCTCTCTGGGCGCCCGCAGGCGCGTCAAAAACAACAAGCCACGCAGAATGCGTGGCTTGTTGTAGGAAAAATGGCCGGACGAACCGGCCGAAGGCCGCGCAGTATACCGCAAAGAAAGCAATAAACAGCCCCCGATGCGACCATCTGTCAAATGAGCCAAAGCCCCGGTTTTATTGACTCAAAGGTCAGCGCCAGCGCATTCAGGAAGATTGTGCCGCACCGCCTTCAAGCTTGCGCCACAACAACCGTACATTGGCCTTGCGCACCAGCGCGCAGCGGTACAGGCGAATTTCCAGCGGCACGTGCCATTGCGGGCCGCCGCAGACCACCAGTTCGCCACGGGCGAGCTCGTTGCGCACGCTCAGTTGCGGCACCCAGGCAATGCCGAGGCCTTCGAGGGCCATGCTTTTCAGGCTGTCGGCCATGGCGGTTTCATAAATAGTGGTGAAGCGCAGCGCACGCTGGCGCAACAAGCCGTTCACCGAGCGCCCGAGAAACGCCCCGGCGCTGTAGGCCAGCAGCGGCACACTGGCCTCGCCTTCAAGATCGAACAGCGGTTTGCCATTGGCATCCGCCGCGCACACCGGAAGCATTTCGGTCTGCCCCAGGTGCAGCGACGGGAAAATTTCCGGGTCCATCTGCATCGCTGCGTCCGGGTCGTAGAACGCCAGCATCAGATCGCAGCCACCTTCACGCAGCGCGTGCACGGCATCGCCGACGTTGGTCGCCACCAGCCGCGTGGCGATGTTCAGGCCTTCGTTGCGCAGTTGCGCGATCCAGCGCGGGAAGAAACCGAGCGCCAGCGAGTGCGCCGCCGCCACTTGAATCACTTCGCCCTGCCCGCCTTCCAGATGATGGAGGTGGCGCAGCACTTCGCCGAGCTGTTCGACCACCGTGCGCGCGGTCACCAGAAACAGTTGCCCCGCCGCCGTCAGTTCGACCGGCGTGCGCGAGCGGTTGACCAGCGTCAGCCCGAGCGCCGCCTCCAGGCTGCGGATCCGCCGACTGAAGGCCGGCTGGGTCACGAAGCGCCGTTCGGCCGCCTGCGAGAAGCTGCGGGTGGCGGCCAGAGCACTGAAGTCCTCGAGCCATTTGCTTTCCAGATTCATCACGTCCTCCCGGACACGCACCAAAACAGGTCACACGTCTGCCGCGCACGCGGCGTCACACGGGCATTATGCCGAATGTGCATAGGGCAGTGTTTAACAGCATTGGCCCAAAATTTCCCACAAGCCTAGCATTCGCAGCGTTCCGGCACAGACCGGGTCCATATCGAGATGATTTCTATCATGTCCTCCGCTGCATCATTCCGCACAGAAAACGACCTGCTTGGCGCCCTCGAAGTCCCTGCTCAAGCGTATTACGGCATCCAGACCCTGCGAGCGGTGAACAACTTCCGTCTCTCGGGCGTTCCGATTTCGCACTACCCGAAGC from Pseudomonas allokribbensis encodes the following:
- the purE gene encoding 5-(carboxyamino)imidazole ribonucleotide mutase produces the protein MSALVGVIMGSKSDWSTLSHTADMLEKLGIPYEVKVVSAHRTPDLLFQYAEEAEGRGIEVIIAGAGGAAHLPGMCAAKTHLPVLGVPVQSAMLSGVDSLLSIVQMPAGIPVATLAIGKAGAINAALLSASILGAKHPQFHAVLKTFRAEQTDSVLDNPDPRIA
- a CDS encoding LysR substrate-binding domain-containing protein; translated protein: MNLESKWLEDFSALAATRSFSQAAERRFVTQPAFSRRIRSLEAALGLTLVNRSRTPVELTAAGQLFLVTARTVVEQLGEVLRHLHHLEGGQGEVIQVAAAHSLALGFFPRWIAQLRNEGLNIATRLVATNVGDAVHALREGGCDLMLAFYDPDAAMQMDPEIFPSLHLGQTEMLPVCAADANGKPLFDLEGEASVPLLAYSAGAFLGRSVNGLLRQRALRFTTIYETAMADSLKSMALEGLGIAWVPQLSVRNELARGELVVCGGPQWHVPLEIRLYRCALVRKANVRLLWRKLEGGAAQSS